A portion of the Cervus elaphus chromosome X, mCerEla1.1, whole genome shotgun sequence genome contains these proteins:
- the LOC122690246 gene encoding doublesex- and mab-3-related transcription factor C2-like: MDRNEMPAMPCCPPDSTTGLETGAPQAIEPGPRRSTRRCARCHNHGITDQIKDQEHLCLFQACECHKCVSFSEHYSSLPAERDLKMEQGPYLKRRPTRGRMRSGTTSPRAHGRAKKLGTQARVPNSFPRPSAARSGRGIFVSVLDSSTLEEATNNFSFEEVTQIPCPAEQAPEASNQALVSASSEWQQKLEAAEALLALRESSPAPSGCISLLQPCVAPAPDGDKGLQPSSPSV, from the exons ATGGATCGCAATGAAATGCCTGCTATGCCCTGCTGCCCCCCCGACTCCACCACTGGACTTGAGACCGGAGCCCCGCAGGCGATTGAACCTGGCCCCAGAAGATCTACGCGTCGCTGTGCCCGCTGCCACAaccatggcatcactgaccaaaTCAAGGACCAGGAGCACCTCTGCCTCTTCCAGGCCTGCGAGTGTCACAAGTGTGTTTCCTTCTC GGAACACTACAGCAGCTTGCCTGCTGAACGTGACTTGAAGATGGAGCAGGGGCCATACCTAAAGAGGCGCCCGACTCGAGGACGGATGAGGAGTGGGACCACCTCTCCCAGAGCTCACGGCCGTGCCAAGAAGTTGGGCACTCAAGCAAGAGTCCCCA ACAGTTTTCCAAGGCCCTCTGCTGCTCGGTCAGGTCGTGGGATCTTTGTCTCTGTCCTGGACTCCAGCACCCTTGAAGAAGCAACTAACAATTTCTCTTTCGAGGAAGTCACACAGATCCCTTGCCCTGCCGAGCAG GCTCCCGAAGCTTCCAACCAGGCCTTGGTTTCTGCCTCCTCAGAGTGGCAGCAAAAACTAGAAGCAGCCGAGGCTCTGCTGGCTCTGAGAGAATCTTCCCCGGCCCCTTCTGGCTGCATCTCTCTGCTCCAGCCCTGCGTTGCTCCAG CTCCTGATGGAGATAAAGGACTTCAGCCTTCTAGCCCCTCTGTTTGA